The DNA window TTGCCGTGGCCGCCGCCCCGGGCGTGCGGGCGCACATACAGGTCCTCCAGGTAGACACCGTGGGTGCCGCGCCAGGTGGAGAAGTTGCGGAACCAGAGCGCGAATCCGACCGGCTCGCCGCTGGTGTCGTCCACCGCCATGTGCGCGAAGACGGTGGGGTGCTCCCCGAAGAGCGCTTCACGCAGCTGCGCCTCGGTGGCCTCGGCCTCGTGCAGGGCCTTCTCGTACTCCGCAAGCTCGCGGATCATGGTGTGGATCGAGGGGACGTCGTCAACGGTGGCGGGGCGGATCATGCCTGCGAGCGTACTGGGCGGCCCGGCGGGCGGGCCAGCGTCTTCGGTACGGCTCAGACCAGCCGCCGGTCGGTGTAACACCAGCGCCAGGACTCGCCCGGCTCATAGGAGCGCATCACCGCATGGCCGGACCGCTCGAAGTGCTCGGTGGCGTGCCGGTCCGGCGAGGAGTCGCAGCAGGCGACATTGCCGCACACCAGGCACTTGCGCAGCTGCACCGGGTCCTGGCCGGTCTCGTCGCAGCGCAGGCAGCTCTCCCCGGAGGCCGGGGGCTCGACCTCGGGGAGCTTCTCCGTGTGGGCGCAACCGGACACTCCGAACACGCCTGCCAGGCTACCGCCGCCGCCCGTCGCCCGCTCCGCGCGCCGACCCCCGTCCACCGGCCCGCTGTGCTTCTGTGTCCTGCGATAGCCCCCACCCGTCCCTTTCCAACCACTACCGTGGACCCGCGCCCATGACCAGCGTCACCCACTCCAGCACCGCCACCGACCTGCTGCTGCTCGTCGCCGGAAGCACCGCGGTGGCCGGCGTCGCCCGTGGGCTGCGCACCTCCGCGCCGCTGCTGCTGGTGGCGGTGGGCCTGGCGGCGTCGTACCTGCCGGGCATCCCCGCGTACACCCTGGACCCGCATCTGGTGCTGCCGCTGGTGCTGCCTCCGCTGCTGTACACCGCCGCGCTGGACAGCTCCTTCCTGGGCCTGCGGGCCAACCTCCGCCCGGTGGCGATGCTCTCGGTCGGCTATGTGCTCTTCTGCACCCTGCTGGTCGGGCTGGCCGCATACGCCCTGGTGCCCGGGCTGCCGCTGGCCGCCGCCTTCGTACTCGGCGCCGTGGTCGCCCCGCCCGACGCCGTCGCGGCCACCGCGGTCGCCCGGCGGGTCGGGCTGCCCCGGGTGCTGGTGACCATCCTCCAGGGCGAGAGCCTGGTCAACGACGCCACCGCGATCACCGCCTATCGGGTGGCGGTGGCCGCCGCCGTGGGAGAGGGGTTCTCCTGGGGCACCGCCGTCGGCCACTTCCTGCTGGCCGCGCTGGGCGGCACCGCCGTGGGGCTGGCGATGATGGTGCCGTTGCAGTGGATCCGGGCCCGGCTGGCCAGCCCGCTGCTGCTCAACACCTTCTCGCTGCTGGTGCCGTTCGCCGCCTATGCCGCCGCCGAGGCGTTCGAGGCGTCCGGTGTGATCGCGGTGGTCGTGGTGGGCCTCTACCTCGGCCACCGGGCCCACGCCGTGGACTTCGCCACCCGGCTCCAGGAGGAGGCGGTGTGGCGGATGGTGTCCTTCGTCCTGGAGTCCAGCGTCTTCGCGCTGATCGGCCTTCAACTGCGGCGCATCCTGGCCGACCTCGTCGGCTACAACGCGGCGCAGCTGATGCTCTGGGCCGCCGCGATCCTCGGCGTGGTCATCGTCGGACGGTTCGTCTGGACCTACCCCGCCACCTATCTGCCCTCGCTGGTCGGCCGACTCGTCCACCGGCGCCCCCGAGGCCCGGCCCCGCCGTGGACCGCCACCTTCGTCATCGCCTGGGCCGGGATGCGCGGCGTGGTCTCGCTGGCCGTCGCCTTCTCCGTACCGGCCACCGTGGAGAGCGGCGCCCCCTTCCCCGGCCGGGAGCTCATCCTCTACCTCACCTTCACGGTGGTGGTCGGCACCCTGCTGCTCCAGGGCCTCACCCTGCCGACCCTGGTACGGGTGCTGCGGCTGCCCCGGCCGGACCCGCAGCAGCTGATCCTCACCGAGGCGCAGGCCCAGAGCGACGCCTCACGGGCCGCCCTGGAACACCTGGACGCCCTCCTCGCCGACGACCGCAACCGACTGCCGCAAGCCCTGGAAGCCCGGCTCCGCCGCGTCCTCGACCGCCGCCAGAACGCCGTCTGGGAACGCCTCGGAGCCGTCCACCACGAGACCGGCGAGTCCGCCGACGCCACCTACCAGCGCCTCAGCCGCGAGACCATCGAAGCCGAGCGCCAAGCCTTCGTCCGCCTCCGCGACCAGGGCCGCATCGACGACGAACTCCTCCGCCACCTCGTCCGCCGCCTCGACTTCGAAGAAGCCATGGTCAACCGCGGCGAGGAGTGACCCGGGCGGGGATCGGGGGTGGAAGACGGCCGCACCCGGGCCGTGGGGGCTCCGGGTGCGGGTCGGTGGTGCGGTGGGAGAGGTCAGGCCTTCTTGGTCTCCCAGAAGATCTTGTCGATCTCGGCGATCAGGTCCAGCAGGGCCTGGCCGGTGGCCGGGTCGTTGGACGCCTTGGCGGCGCTGGCGGCCTTGAGGGCGTCGTTGAAGAGCTGGTGGAGCTGGGGGTACTTCTCGAAGTGCGGGGCCTTGAAGTAGTCGCTCCAGAGCACCGAGAGGTGGTGCTTGGCGAGCTCGGCCCGCTGCTCCTTGATGATGATGGCCCGGGTGCGGAAGCTGGCGTCCTCATTGGCCTGGTACTTGTCCTGGACGGCCTTCACGGACTCGGCCTCGATCCGGGCCTGGGCCGGGTCGTACACGCCGCACGGCAGATCGCAGTGAGCGTGGACGGTGACCCGCGGTGCAAACAGACGAGAGAGCATGGGAGTCCTTCCTCCGTGATCGTCTTCCCGGTGCGAGATTACCCCGCATCCGGTCCCGTTTCGCGCCGGGCCCCGGGGTCCTAGGGCAAAAGTCCGAGTGTGGGCGGACGAGTGGCGGACCGGCGGCGGACGAGCGGCGGGCGCGGCTGCGTGGCGGGCGGGCGTGTGCGGGATGCTGGGGTCTGGACGAGACGTCTGGGACCGGGTAGGTGTGAGGCATGGCGCTGAAGCGGCAGCAGGGCGGCGACCCGTACGGGGCGGGCCCCGGAGTGCTGGAGGAGGAGCCCGAGGGAGGCCGGGGGCTGGCCCCGCTCGGGGTGGTGGACGTCGCGGGCCCCTCGATGCTGCCCACGCTCCGCGACGGCGACCGACTGCTGGTGCGCTACGGCGCACCGCTGCGGCCCGGCGCCGTGGTGGTGGCCAGGCACCCGCTGCGGCAGAACCTGCTGCTGGTCAAGCGGGCCGTGGAGCGCCGCCGCGACGGCTGGTGGCTGCTGTCGGACAACTCCTTTGTCGAGGGCGACAGCCGTGACTTCGGCGCCGTCCCGGACGAGTTGGTGCTCGGCCGGGTGCTGCTGCGGCTCCGCCCGAACCCCGTCTGGCTGGCGCCCGCCTGCTGGCTGGAGCGGCTGCTGCGCCGCCGGCCGCTGGGGAGGGTGCCGGGGCTGGCGGCCCGGTTCGGGGTCTTCACCCGGGTCAGCCCGGAGATGTGACCGTCCGCTCGGCGGTGGACGCCGACTCCTGGCGCTTGCGGGCGCGGTAGGCGGCCACATTGGCCCGGGTCGCGCAGCGGTCGGAGCAGTAGCGCCGGGAGCGGTTGGTCGAGGTGTCCAGGTACGCGTTGCGGCAGGGCGCGGCCTGGCAGATGCCGAGCCGGTCGGGGCCCAGCTCGGTGAGGTGGATGGCGACGCCCATGGCGGCCAGCGCGGCGTAGTTGGCGGTGGCGGTGGCGGCGTTGTCGGCGAGGTGCAGGTGCCAGCGGGGGCGGCCCTCCTCGTCCAGGTAGTCGTGCCCGGAGACCACGGGGCTGACCGGGTACTCGACCAGCAGGCTGTTGAGCAGGTCCACGGCGCGTACCTGCTCGCCCTCGGAGGCGGCTTCGAAGACGGCGCGCAGCCTGGCCCGTACGGCGCGCAGCCGGGGTACGTCGGACTCCTCCGCCTGGTTCGCGGCGCGGGTGGTGGCGCCGAAGAGGTGCCGTACGGCGTCGAGTGAGGTGAGTTCGTCGGTGCCGCGTGCGGGCTCCTCGCTGTTCACCAGGCGCACGGCATACTCGGCGTAAGAGGCCAGTTCCACTTGCGGTCCTTACTCTTCGCTGTCTAGCATCGGTAATGCCCCGAACCATCACCAGGGTATTACCTGACGGCGGAGACCGGAGGAGGCCATCATGACGCGTACGACCGAGCCCATGACGGACGAGCGGCAGTACTGGGCGGACTGGCAGCGCAGCTGGGACCGGCAGCAGGAGTGGTACCTCCCGGACCGGGAGGAGCGGTTCCGGGTGATGCTGGACATGGTCGAGGCGGTGGCCGGTACCGAGCCCCGGGTCCTCGACCTGGCCTGCGGCACCGGCTCCATCAGCGAGCGGCTGCTGCGGCGGCTCCCGGCGGCGGTCAGCGTGGGCGTGGACCAGGACCCGGCGCTGCTGGCGATCGGCCGGGGCCACTTCGCCCGCGAACCCCGCATCACCTTCGCCGTCGCCGACCTCAAGGACCCCGACTGGACCGCGCACCTCCCGGCCGGGCCGTACGACGCCGTGGTGACCGCCACCGCGCTGCACTGGCTGCCCACCACCGACCTGCTCCGCCTCTACGGCGACCTGGCAGGGCTGCTCCGGCCCGGCGGGGTCTTCCTCAACGCCGACCACATGCCCGAGCCCGGCACCCCGCTGCTCAACGCGGCCGACCAGCGGCACCAGCAGGCCCGCCAGCAGCGCGAACTGGCCGAGGGCGTGCTCGACTGGCCGTCGTGGTGGAGTGCGGCCGCCGCCGACCCGCTCCTCGCCGACCAGGTGGCGGCCCGTACCGCCCTCTACGGCGACCACGCCGACGGCGACATCCACCCGGCCGGCTGGCACGCCGACCGGCTGCGCGAGGCCGGCTTCACCGAGGTCGGTACGGTCTGGCGCTCGGTGCAGGACGCGCTGGTCGCGGCCATCCGGTAGGCCCCCCGGGATATGGAGCGGCGCCGGTGCCCGGTCTCCCGGGCCCCGGCGCCGCTCCGTACTGCCCTCAGAGCACCTTGGAGAGGAACGCCTTGGTGCGGTCGTGCTGCGGATTGGTCAGCACCTCGCGCGGGTGGCCGGACTCGACCACCACACCGCCGTCCATGAAGACCAGCGCATCGCCGACCTCGCGGGCGAAACCCATCTCATGGGTGACCACGACCATGGTCATGCCGTCCTCGGCGAGCTGCCGCATCACATCCAGGACGTCGCCGACCAGCTCGGGGTCCAGCGCGGAGGTGGGCTCGTCGAAGAGCATCAGCTTGGGTTCCATCGCCAGCGCGCGGGCGATGGCGACCCGCTGCTGCTGCCCGCCGGAGAGCTGGGACGGGTAGTTCCTGGCCTTGTCGCCGAGGCCGACCCGCTCCAGCAGCTGCCCGGCCCGCTCCCGGGCGTCGGCCTTGCTCTGCCCCTTGACCCGTACCGGGGCCTCCATGACGTTCTCGATCGCCGTCATATGCGGGAAGAGGTTGAACCGCTGGAAGACCATGCCGATGTCGCGCCGCTGGAACGCCACCTCGCGCTCGCCCAGCTCGTGCAGCTTCTCGCCCTTCTGGCGGTAGCCGACGAGGTCGCCGTCCACCCAGAGGCGGCCGGCGTTGATCTTCTCCAGGTGGTTGATGCAGCGCAGGAAGGTGGACTTGCCGGAGCCGGACGGCCCGATCAGGCAGAACACCTCGCCGCGCTTCACCTCCAGGTCGATGCCCTTGAGCACCTCCACGGGCCCATAGGACTTGTGGACGCCCTCGGCCTTGACCATCGGGCGGTCGGGGTCCGGGTCGGGGACGGCCTCCTGGGCGGCGGCCGGCTTGGTCAGGTCGGTCACGAGAGCTCCCCTCCGGCACCGGTACCGGCGCCTGCCGAGGCGGTCCCGCCCCGCACGGTGCCGCCGCGGACGGTCCCGCCCCGGACGCTGAGCAGCAGGCCGCGGATGCGCTGCAACGGGGTCGGCGGCAGGGTGCGGTTGGCGCCGCGCGCATAGTGGCGCTCGACGTAGTACTGGCCGATGGTGAGGATCGAGGTCAGGAAGAGGTACCAGAGGCTGACCACGATCAGCAGCGGGATGTTCTGGTAGTTGCGGGAGTAGATGAGCTGTCCGGTCTGGAACAGCTCCTCCAGCGCCAGCACGCTGACCAGCGAGGTGGTCTTCAGCATCGAGATGGTCTCGTTGCCGGTCGGCGGGATGATGACCCGCATGGCCTGCGGCAGGACGATCCGCCGCATGGTCTGGAAGCGGCTCATGCCCAGCGCCTGCGCGGCCTCGCTCTGCCCCTCGTCCACCGAGGTGATGCCGGCCCGGACGATCTCGGCCATATAGGCGGCCTCGTTGAGACCGAGGCCGAGCAGCGCGGCGGTGAAGGTCGGGATCAGCGTGTTGGTGTTCTCCGACCAGAACGCGGGGCCGAAGGGGATGCCGATCGAGAGCGTCGGCCAGATCGCGCCGAGGAAGCCCCAGACGACCAGCTGGACCAGGACCGGGGTGCCACGGAAGACCCAGATGAAGAGCCAGGCGCCGGAGGAGAGCAGCGGGTTGCGCGAGATGCGCATGATCGCGAGCAGGATGCCGCCGACCACGCCCATGACCATCGAGAGCGCGGTGAGTTCCAGGGTGACCAGCAGGCCCCGCAGGATGCTGCTGTCGAACAGGTACTGCCCGACGACGTTCCACTTGAAGTTGGGGTTGTAGAAGAAGGCGTGCAGCAGCATGGCCGCGAGCACCGCGACCACCACCGCGCCCGCCCAGCGTCCGGGGTGCCGGACCGGGACGGCCTTGATGGGCTCGGGCCGTCCGGTCGCCACCGCAGCCGTGTCAGGAGCGTTCACGTCTCTGCCTCGGTCCGCCGCCGTCAGCTGGTGGCACCGTTGATGACGGAGGTGTCGATCGCGCCCGCCTCGACGCCCCACTTCTGGAGGATCTGCTTGTAGGTGCCGTCGGCCATCAGGGCTTCGAGCGCGCCCTGGATCGCCTTGCCGAGCGGCGAGCCCTTGGCCACCACGATGCCGTACGGGGCGGTGTCGTAGGTCTCGCCGATCTTCTCCAGCTGGCCGTTGGACTGCTTGATGGCGTAGTCGACGACCGGGGAGTCGGCCATCATGACCTGGTCGCGCCCGCTGAACAGGGCGGTGTTGACGTCCGTCTGAAGGTCGTACTTGTGGCCGTCGTTGGGGATGGTCGGCTTGCCGGCCTTCTTGCAGGCCGGGTTTCGCGTGTCCTTGATCTCGTCGGCCTGGACGGTGCCGGTCTGCACCGCGACCTTCTTGCCGCAGAGGTCGTCAGGGTTGATCTTGTCGGGGTTGCCTGCCTTCACCGCGACCGAGGTGCCGGCGGAGAAGTAGGTGACCATGTCGACCTCCTGCTCCCGCTGCTTGCTGTCGGTGAAGGAGGACATGCCGACGTTGAACTTGTTGGACGCGATGCCCGGGATGATCGCGGTGAACTTGGAGTTCTGCACCTCGGCCTTGAGCCCCAGCTTCGCCGCGATGGCCTCGGCCAGATCGACGTCCATGCCGACGATGTTGCCCTTGTCGTCCTTGAACTCATTGGGCGCGTAGGAGGCGTCGGACCCGACGACCAGCTTGCCGCTGCTCTTGACGTCGGCCGGCAGCAGGGAGGCCAGCGAGTTGTCCGGGGCGGCGGAGTTCACCGAGACCGACGGGTTGGGCGCGCTGCCCGTGCTGGAGCCGTCGCTGCCACAGGCGGTCAGGGTCAGGGAGCCGGCCGCCAGCACCGCACCGGTCGCGAACAGGCGGTGGCGGAGGGAGCGTGCAGTCATGTGGTTGATCCTCCTGATGGGAGAGGTCTTCTCAGCGTGTGCGCCGTAGCGGAGCGCGCCGTAGCGCGCCGGGTCGTGCGGTGGTGCTGTGGAGTGCACGCCGTTGTGCGAGCCGTGCCGCGACCAGTGATGGCGGCATCCTGCCACTTCACGGGCGGGGTGGGGGGCGTGAGCAGATCAAAATCGGATAACGGGGGACGAAGCCCGGCCGGTGGCGCCGGAGCGCGGCGGATCAGCCGCCGTTGACCACCGCGTTCTGGACGGCGCCGCCGCTGAGGTTCCAGTCGGCGAGGATCTTGTCGTACTCGCCGCTCATGATGACGGCGTCCACGGCCTTGGCCACCGCGTCACGCAGCGCCGTGTTGTCCTTGCGTACCGCGATGCCGTACGGGGCGGGCTGCATCTGCGGACCGGCCACCTCGAAGGCGTTGCCGTTCCCGACCGTCTTGGCGTTGTACGCCGCCACCGGGAAGTCATTCAGGTCGGCCACCACATTCCCGGCCTTGAGCTGGGCGAGCGCCTGGTCGTCGGTGCCGAACTTCATCACTGTGAGTGGTTTGCCCGCACTCTTGCAGGGCACCTGCTGACGGCTCGCGATGGTGTCCTGGGTGGTCTCCTTCTGCAGGGCGATGGTCTTCCCGCAGAGGTCGTTGAGGTCGGTGATGTTCTCCGGATTGCCCTTGGCCACCAGGATCGAGGTGCCCGCGATGAAGTAGTCGACGAAGTCGACGCCCTCGTCGCCCTCCTTCCGCACTCCCAGCGAGTCGGTGCCCTCGCGGCGCTCCCGGGTGTCCGACATCGCCGACATCACCAGGTCGATGTCTCCCGCCTGGAGCTCCGGGATCAGCTTCTCGAACGCCACGTTCTGGAACTCGACCCGCACCCCGAGCTGCCTGCCCACCGCCGCCGCGATGTCGGGGTCCAGGCCGACGGCCTTGCCGTCGCTGCCCTTGGACTCGACCGGGGCGTAGTTGATGTCCGAGCCGATCTTCAGCACACCGGCCTTGAGGACGGCTTCGGGCAGCTGGTCGTGGAGCGAGAGCTTCTCGCTGCGGCCGGAGGACGCGCATCCGGTCAGCAGCAGCGCGCCTGCCACGAAGGCGGCGCAGTTCGCGGCGGTCCGCCGGCGTATCGGGCGTGCGGTCATTCAGGGGCCTCCTGCGGTAGCGGGGTCGCCATGGTTGCCGCCCGGCCGGGGCGCGATGGCGCCTCCGACGTCGTGGGGAAGGACCGCCAGGCTGCACTTCGTCGTGCAGGCGGTGCGCAACCGGCGACAAAAGTGGATCCTCCCATCCCGCTCTGCCGACCTGTGACCCGGTATGTCAAAATCGGTGAACGGGTGACCCCCGTAGCAGCAAGCAGGCCGCCGGATCGGGACCGATCCGGGGTGTACGGGACCGGAAGTCAACGACGCCGACTCTGGATCCCAGGCACCACGCACCTCTCCGCGCCCGCTCGCTCGCCCTGTTCCGCGGCGCCCTTCGCGAGTGCACGTTCCGGCCGTCGCCGCGGTACCCGCTTCCCCGGTCCCGTCCGCTGTCCCCGGTGGACGGCCCGCCCGGTGTCGGCACCGCCCGAAGGCGAGGCCGCCGCAAGGGTGACGGCCGCGCCGCCCGGGCGAACAGGCGCAGGTGCAGCGCCTTTCGCCGCTCTAGGCTCGGCTGCGACGCCGACGACGACGCCGACCCGGAAGAACCCCAGCTCAGCAACCCTCACCCCGACCGAAGACGAAGAGGTCATCGTGGCAGCGGAGATCATCCATCCCCATACGGCGGACACCGACGACCCCATCGACCCGGCCTTCGCGCTTCACCGCGGCGGCAAGATGGAGGTGCGCGCGACGGTGCCGGTGCGCGACGCGGACGAGCTGTCCCTCGCCTACACCCCCGGCGTCGCCCGGGTCTGCACCGCCATCGCCGAGCAGCCCGACCTGGTGCACGACTACACCTGGAAGTCCTCCACGGTGGCCGTGGTCACCGACGGGACCGCCGTGCTGGGCCTCGGCGACATCGGCCCCGAGGCGTCGCTGCCCGTGATGGAGGGCAAGGCGATCCTGTTCAAGCAGTTCGGCGGCGTCGACGCGGTCCCGCTGGCGCTGGACTGCACCGATGTGGACGAGCTGGTGGAGACCGTCGTCAGGCTGGCTCCCTCGTTCGGCGGTATCAACCTGGAGGACATCTCCGCGCCGCGCTGCTTCGAGGTGGAGCGGCGGTTGCAGGACCGCCTGGACATCCCGGTCTTCCACGACGACCAGCACGGCACCGCCATCGTCACCCTGGCGGCCCTGTGGAACGCCGCCAAGGTCACCGGCCGGGAGATCGGCGAGCTGCGGGCGGTGATCAGCGGCGCGGGCGCGGCCGGTGTCGCCATCGCCAAGATCCTGCTGGAGGCCGGCATCGGCGATGTCGCGGTCTGCGACCGCAAGGGCGTCGTGCACGAGGGCCGCGACGACCTCACCCCGGTCAAGCGGATGGCCGCCGAACTCACCAACAAGGCGCGGCTCACCGGAACGCTGGCGGACGCGCTGGACGGCGCCGATGTCTTCGTCGGCGTCTCCGGCGGCACCGTGCCCGAGGAGGCGGTGGCGCGGATGGCCGAAAACTGCCTGATCTTCGCGATGGCCAACCCCACCCCGGAGATCCACCCCGAGGTCGCCCACCGGTACGCCGCGGTGGTGGCCACCGGCCGCTCCGACTTCCCCAACCAGATCAACAATGTGCTGGCCTTCCCCGGCATCTTCGCGGGCGCCCTCCAGGTGCGGGCCTCCCGGATCACCGAGGGCATGAAGCTGGCGGCGGCCCAGGCGCTGGCCGCCGTGGTCGAGGACGAGCTGTCGCCCACCCGGGTGATCCCCAGCCCGTTCGACGAGCGGGTGGCCCCGGCGGTCACCCGGGCGGTCGCCGAGGCCGCGCGGCGCGAGGGCGTCGCCCGGCGCTAAGCGGGGTGGCCCGGACGGCCGGGGCGGTGGACCAGGCGGTGGATCTCACACCGTGGCGTGGTTCCCCGCCCCGGCCGCCGCGGTTAGGGTCCCGACCATGTTCGCTGCCTACGCCGCACACATCGATCCTGACGACCCGTTGAGCGGGCTGGAACTGGGCGAGCGCCCGGAGCCGGAGGCACGGCCGGGCTGGAGCGTGGTCACGGTCAAGGCCGCCACGCTCAACCACCACGACCTCTGGTCGCTGCGCGGGGTCGGCCTGCCGCAGGAGCGGCTGCCGATGATCCTGGGGTGCGACGCCGCCGGGGTCGACGAGCACGGCAACGAGGTGGTCATCCACTCGGTGGTCGGCCAGTCCGGCCACGGCGTGGGACCGGACGAGCCCCGCTCCATCCTCACCGAGCGCTACCAGGGCACCTTGGCCGAGCGGGTCGCGGTGCCCACCTGGAACCTGCTGCCCAAGCCGAAGGAACTCACCTTCGAGCAGGCCGCCTGCCTGCCCACCGCCTGGCTGACGGCCTACCGCATGCTCTTCACCAACGCCGGGGTCAAGCCCGGCGACACCGTCCTGGTCCAGGGCGCCGGCGGCGGCGTGGCAACCGCCCTGATCGTCCTGGGCAAGGCCGCCGGCCTGCGGGTCTGGGCCACCAGCCGGGACGAGGCCAAGCGGGCCCGGGCGCTCGACCTGGGCGCCGACGCCGCCTTCCCCAGCGGCGCTCGGCTGCCGGAGCGGGTGGACGCGGTACTGGAGACGGTGGGCGCCGCCACCTGGTCCCACTCGGTCAAGTCCCTGCGTCCTGGCGGCACCATCGTCATCTCCGGCGCCACCTCCGGCCCCAACCCGCCCAGCGCCGAACTCACCCGGATCTTCTTCCTGGAACTGCGCGTCGTCGGCTCCACCATGGGCACCAAAGAGGAACTGTCCGGCCTCCTCGCCCTCTGCGCCCACTCCGCCGTCCGCCCCGTCATCGACTCCGTCCTCCCCCTCTCCGACGCCCGCGCCGCCTTCACCCGCCTGGCCGAAGGCGACGTCTTCGGCAAGGTCGTCCTGACCCCCTGAAACCCGGCGTCCCCCCTTCGCCAGGTGGCCCCTGGTCGGGTCGCGGGCCCGGATCCGGCGGCTACGCCCGGGTGGTGCGGCTGAAGCCGAGGCAGGTCAGCCCTTCGGACCGGCACAGCCTGTCGGAGGGGCCGCCGACCTCGGTCTGGAGGAGCTGGTAGGCGGCGCCGTGGGACTGGCCCCAGTGCATCGCGGCCCGCCACAGGACGCGGCCCAGGCCCTGCCCTCGGGCCTCCGGCAGGACGGCGAAGTACTGGGGCAGCAGCTGGGGGCAGCCGATCGCGTCAGGGCGTACCTCCATGGGGCCGATCGCACCCACGATGCGGTCCGCGACGACGGCGGCGAGGACCGGGCCGCACCGGTCGGCCTGCATCCGGGCGTGGAGGAAGGCCAGGCCATCGGCGGCCATGGCCTCGGCGAATGGAGCGAAGGTCCCCTGGACGACGGCCGGCCAGTCGGTGACGGGGCGGACCGGGCCCTTCGGGTCGGGGCAGAGGCGGGCGGTGAAGTCCTGGAGCTGGATGCGGGTACCGCGTGGGGAACCGGTCTCGGGGCCGAGCGGGCGCACGACCCTCGCGTTGCCCGCGTCGTGCACGGCTGCGAGTTTCGCGGCCAGTTCGGCGGCTTGGTCAACGACGCCGTCACGGTGCCCGTAGGCGAAGACCTTGACGGTGCCGCGTCCGCGCCGAGTCAGGGTGGGGATGAGGGTGTGGTCGGGTCGGTGAACCACGTCG is part of the Peterkaempfera bronchialis genome and encodes:
- the sodX gene encoding nickel-type superoxide dismutase maturation protease, producing the protein MALKRQQGGDPYGAGPGVLEEEPEGGRGLAPLGVVDVAGPSMLPTLRDGDRLLVRYGAPLRPGAVVVARHPLRQNLLLVKRAVERRRDGWWLLSDNSFVEGDSRDFGAVPDELVLGRVLLRLRPNPVWLAPACWLERLLRRRPLGRVPGLAARFGVFTRVSPEM
- a CDS encoding amino acid ABC transporter permease; this translates as MNAPDTAAVATGRPEPIKAVPVRHPGRWAGAVVVAVLAAMLLHAFFYNPNFKWNVVGQYLFDSSILRGLLVTLELTALSMVMGVVGGILLAIMRISRNPLLSSGAWLFIWVFRGTPVLVQLVVWGFLGAIWPTLSIGIPFGPAFWSENTNTLIPTFTAALLGLGLNEAAYMAEIVRAGITSVDEGQSEAAQALGMSRFQTMRRIVLPQAMRVIIPPTGNETISMLKTTSLVSVLALEELFQTGQLIYSRNYQNIPLLIVVSLWYLFLTSILTIGQYYVERHYARGANRTLPPTPLQRIRGLLLSVRGGTVRGGTVRGGTASAGAGTGAGGELS
- a CDS encoding Na+/H+ antiporter, coding for MTSVTHSSTATDLLLLVAGSTAVAGVARGLRTSAPLLLVAVGLAASYLPGIPAYTLDPHLVLPLVLPPLLYTAALDSSFLGLRANLRPVAMLSVGYVLFCTLLVGLAAYALVPGLPLAAAFVLGAVVAPPDAVAATAVARRVGLPRVLVTILQGESLVNDATAITAYRVAVAAAVGEGFSWGTAVGHFLLAALGGTAVGLAMMVPLQWIRARLASPLLLNTFSLLVPFAAYAAAEAFEASGVIAVVVVGLYLGHRAHAVDFATRLQEEAVWRMVSFVLESSVFALIGLQLRRILADLVGYNAAQLMLWAAAILGVVIVGRFVWTYPATYLPSLVGRLVHRRPRGPAPPWTATFVIAWAGMRGVVSLAVAFSVPATVESGAPFPGRELILYLTFTVVVGTLLLQGLTLPTLVRVLRLPRPDPQQLILTEAQAQSDASRAALEHLDALLADDRNRLPQALEARLRRVLDRRQNAVWERLGAVHHETGESADATYQRLSRETIEAERQAFVRLRDQGRIDDELLRHLVRRLDFEEAMVNRGEE
- a CDS encoding ABC transporter substrate-binding protein; amino-acid sequence: MTARPIRRRTAANCAAFVAGALLLTGCASSGRSEKLSLHDQLPEAVLKAGVLKIGSDINYAPVESKGSDGKAVGLDPDIAAAVGRQLGVRVEFQNVAFEKLIPELQAGDIDLVMSAMSDTRERREGTDSLGVRKEGDEGVDFVDYFIAGTSILVAKGNPENITDLNDLCGKTIALQKETTQDTIASRQQVPCKSAGKPLTVMKFGTDDQALAQLKAGNVVADLNDFPVAAYNAKTVGNGNAFEVAGPQMQPAPYGIAVRKDNTALRDAVAKAVDAVIMSGEYDKILADWNLSGGAVQNAVVNGG
- a CDS encoding UBP-type zinc finger domain-containing protein — its product is MSGCAHTEKLPEVEPPASGESCLRCDETGQDPVQLRKCLVCGNVACCDSSPDRHATEHFERSGHAVMRSYEPGESWRWCYTDRRLV
- a CDS encoding ABC transporter substrate-binding protein, which translates into the protein MTARSLRHRLFATGAVLAAGSLTLTACGSDGSSTGSAPNPSVSVNSAAPDNSLASLLPADVKSSGKLVVGSDASYAPNEFKDDKGNIVGMDVDLAEAIAAKLGLKAEVQNSKFTAIIPGIASNKFNVGMSSFTDSKQREQEVDMVTYFSAGTSVAVKAGNPDKINPDDLCGKKVAVQTGTVQADEIKDTRNPACKKAGKPTIPNDGHKYDLQTDVNTALFSGRDQVMMADSPVVDYAIKQSNGQLEKIGETYDTAPYGIVVAKGSPLGKAIQGALEALMADGTYKQILQKWGVEAGAIDTSVINGATS
- a CDS encoding GNAT family N-acetyltransferase, producing MIRPATVDDVPSIHTMIRELAEYEKALHEAEATEAQLREALFGEHPTVFAHMAVDDTSGEPVGFALWFRNFSTWRGTHGVYLEDLYVRPHARGGGHGKALLRELARVCTERGYARLEWWVLDWNEPSIGFYKSLGAEPMDEWTVFRLTGEPLARLAES
- a CDS encoding amino acid ABC transporter ATP-binding protein yields the protein MVKAEGVHKSYGPVEVLKGIDLEVKRGEVFCLIGPSGSGKSTFLRCINHLEKINAGRLWVDGDLVGYRQKGEKLHELGEREVAFQRRDIGMVFQRFNLFPHMTAIENVMEAPVRVKGQSKADARERAGQLLERVGLGDKARNYPSQLSGGQQQRVAIARALAMEPKLMLFDEPTSALDPELVGDVLDVMRQLAEDGMTMVVVTHEMGFAREVGDALVFMDGGVVVESGHPREVLTNPQHDRTKAFLSKVL
- a CDS encoding class I SAM-dependent methyltransferase, which encodes MTRTTEPMTDERQYWADWQRSWDRQQEWYLPDREERFRVMLDMVEAVAGTEPRVLDLACGTGSISERLLRRLPAAVSVGVDQDPALLAIGRGHFAREPRITFAVADLKDPDWTAHLPAGPYDAVVTATALHWLPTTDLLRLYGDLAGLLRPGGVFLNADHMPEPGTPLLNAADQRHQQARQQRELAEGVLDWPSWWSAAAADPLLADQVAARTALYGDHADGDIHPAGWHADRLREAGFTEVGTVWRSVQDALVAAIR
- a CDS encoding CGNR zinc finger domain-containing protein — its product is MELASYAEYAVRLVNSEEPARGTDELTSLDAVRHLFGATTRAANQAEESDVPRLRAVRARLRAVFEAASEGEQVRAVDLLNSLLVEYPVSPVVSGHDYLDEEGRPRWHLHLADNAATATANYAALAAMGVAIHLTELGPDRLGICQAAPCRNAYLDTSTNRSRRYCSDRCATRANVAAYRARKRQESASTAERTVTSPG
- the sodN gene encoding superoxide dismutase, Ni produces the protein MLSRLFAPRVTVHAHCDLPCGVYDPAQARIEAESVKAVQDKYQANEDASFRTRAIIIKEQRAELAKHHLSVLWSDYFKAPHFEKYPQLHQLFNDALKAASAAKASNDPATGQALLDLIAEIDKIFWETKKA